Proteins encoded by one window of Azoarcus sp. PA01:
- the fghA gene encoding S-formylglutathione hydrolase, with product MEDAVPLEQLSSQKCFGGWLQRLRHRSTALAGDTVFAVYLPPQAEQGKKLPVLYWLSGLTCTDENFMQKAGAQRLAAELGLILVAPDTSPRGPDVPGDPDGAWDFGLGAGFYLDATEAPWSRHYRMHEFVVDELPALVEAHFPASDRRAISGHSMGGHGALVCALKNPGRYRSVSAFAPIANPTHCPWGEKAFSRYLGADRTRWREWDASELIGQARETLPILVDQGDRDAFLVEQLKPAVLEAAARAANYPLTLRIQPGYDHSYYFIASFIDDHLRHHAAALGG from the coding sequence ATGGAGGATGCCGTGCCCCTCGAACAACTCTCGTCGCAGAAATGCTTCGGCGGCTGGCTGCAGCGCTTGCGGCACCGCTCGACGGCGCTCGCCGGCGACACCGTATTCGCGGTCTATCTGCCGCCGCAGGCCGAGCAGGGCAAGAAGCTGCCGGTGCTGTACTGGCTGTCGGGGCTGACCTGCACCGACGAGAATTTCATGCAGAAAGCCGGCGCACAGCGCCTCGCCGCCGAGCTCGGGCTGATCCTCGTCGCGCCCGACACGAGCCCGCGCGGCCCCGACGTGCCGGGTGACCCCGACGGCGCCTGGGATTTCGGCCTCGGCGCAGGCTTCTATCTCGATGCGACCGAAGCACCGTGGTCCCGGCACTACCGGATGCACGAGTTCGTCGTCGATGAACTGCCGGCGCTCGTCGAGGCGCACTTTCCCGCCTCCGACCGGCGTGCCATCAGTGGCCACTCGATGGGCGGGCACGGCGCGCTCGTCTGCGCGTTGAAGAACCCCGGGCGCTACCGCTCGGTCTCGGCGTTCGCGCCGATCGCCAATCCGACGCACTGCCCGTGGGGCGAAAAAGCCTTCTCGCGCTATCTCGGCGCGGATCGTACACGCTGGCGCGAATGGGATGCGAGCGAGCTGATCGGCCAGGCGCGCGAAACGCTGCCGATCCTCGTCGATCAGGGCGACCGTGACGCATTCCTCGTCGAGCAGCTCAAGCCCGCAGTGCTCGAAGCTGCCGCGCGCGCGGCAAACTATCCGCTGACGCTACGCATCCAGCCCGGCTACGACCACAGCTATTACTTCATCGCGAGTTTCATCGACGACCACTTGCGCCATCATGCCGCCGCGCTTGGCGGGTGA
- a CDS encoding alkaline phosphatase family protein, producing the protein MPACRNIPFSLPRAAVVPDYGANGLYGVVGAIRAFLDGQRWAVPSEERVDFAQDEPAPVLVFLLIDGLGDAFLQRFGAGSALLAHRQRRLTSVFPSTTASAVTTTLTGLAPARHGLTGWLIHDKRFGGVVAPLPMRKRSGGLIRGAMASERLFPYPSLFQNRRRKSIYVNPRSLAHSPFSARHGRGAEIVAYRGLQGMVAAIATAARALKSAAGGYIHAYYPVFDALSHAHGCESDETIAQFRHIDAAFAALLDDLGGTGVDVVASADHGFIDSPAERVIRFERFTDAAAMLAGPLFGERRAALCELRHGAEDDFRAFVGAELPGKAVLVRSRDLLRSGFFGPGPRHRQLRERLGSHALLMEPGWTITDRMPGEHAHRMIGVHGGLSPQEMWVPLIHARC; encoded by the coding sequence ATGCCCGCCTGCCGAAACATTCCATTTTCGTTGCCGCGTGCCGCTGTCGTGCCCGATTACGGGGCGAATGGCCTGTATGGCGTCGTCGGCGCGATCCGTGCCTTTCTTGATGGCCAGCGCTGGGCGGTACCAAGCGAGGAGCGCGTCGATTTCGCGCAGGACGAACCCGCGCCGGTGCTGGTGTTCCTGCTCATTGACGGCCTCGGTGACGCGTTCCTGCAGCGTTTTGGAGCGGGAAGCGCGTTGCTCGCGCACCGCCAGCGACGGCTGACTTCGGTTTTTCCGAGCACGACGGCGAGCGCAGTAACGACCACGCTCACCGGGCTGGCGCCGGCCCGCCATGGATTGACCGGCTGGTTAATCCACGACAAGCGGTTCGGCGGGGTCGTCGCACCGTTGCCGATGAGGAAACGTTCGGGCGGACTCATTCGGGGCGCGATGGCGTCGGAGCGCCTCTTTCCGTATCCGAGCCTGTTCCAGAACCGCAGGCGCAAGTCGATTTACGTCAATCCGCGCAGTCTCGCGCATTCGCCGTTCTCGGCGAGGCACGGACGCGGGGCCGAGATCGTCGCGTATCGCGGGCTCCAGGGAATGGTCGCTGCGATAGCGACGGCAGCAAGGGCGCTGAAGAGCGCAGCAGGGGGCTATATCCACGCCTACTATCCGGTGTTCGATGCGCTCAGTCATGCACACGGCTGCGAGTCCGACGAGACCATCGCGCAGTTTCGCCATATTGATGCGGCGTTCGCCGCCTTGCTCGATGACCTGGGCGGAACTGGCGTCGACGTCGTCGCGAGCGCGGACCACGGCTTCATCGATTCGCCTGCGGAGCGCGTGATCCGCTTCGAACGGTTCACGGACGCCGCGGCAATGCTCGCCGGACCATTGTTCGGCGAACGTCGGGCCGCGCTGTGCGAGCTTCGCCACGGGGCGGAGGACGATTTTCGCGCGTTCGTCGGGGCGGAACTGCCAGGCAAGGCGGTGCTGGTGCGTTCGCGGGACCTGCTGCGCAGCGGGTTTTTCGGGCCGGGGCCGCGACACCGGCAGTTGCGCGAACGCCTCGGCAGCCATGCGCTGCTGATGGAACCCGGCTGGACGATCACGGACAGGATGCCCGGCGAACACGCGCACCGGATGATCGGCGTGCATGGCGGACTGTCGCCGCAGGAAATGTGGGTGCCGCTGATTCACGCCCGCTGTTGA
- a CDS encoding DUF1178 family protein — MIVLNLCCDHEHLFEGWFGSAAAFETQRERGQVVCPVCGSASISRRPSAPYLNTGSVPPAAPVPRSSPRPATPQQMDAVATAVAMLRRFGKESEDVGERFVEEARRIHYGESEARNIKGKASHDDIGELIDEGIMVLPVPPDDEALH; from the coding sequence GTGATCGTTCTGAACCTTTGCTGCGACCACGAGCACCTGTTCGAAGGCTGGTTCGGCTCGGCTGCCGCGTTCGAAACCCAGCGTGAGCGCGGACAGGTCGTCTGTCCCGTTTGCGGGTCGGCATCGATCAGCCGGCGTCCGAGCGCTCCGTACCTCAACACCGGCTCGGTGCCGCCCGCGGCTCCGGTACCGCGCTCCTCGCCGCGCCCTGCAACGCCCCAGCAGATGGACGCGGTCGCCACGGCCGTGGCGATGCTGCGCCGCTTCGGCAAGGAGTCGGAGGACGTCGGCGAGCGGTTTGTCGAGGAAGCGCGCCGCATCCACTACGGCGAAAGCGAAGCGCGCAACATCAAAGGGAAAGCATCGCACGACGACATCGGGGAACTGATCGACGAAGGCATCATGGTGCTGCCCGTGCCGCCCGACGACGAAGCGTTGCACTGA
- a CDS encoding urocanate hydratase gives MNEVHSTDPRYAPGRVVRSPHGATLHCRNWLIEAAWRMIQNNLDPEVAEHPEHLVVYGGMGRAARDWACFDTILATLRELGEDETLLVQSGKPVGVFRTHVDAPRVLIANSNLVPKWATWEHFNELDRKGLMMFGQMTAGSWIYIGSQGIVQGTYETFTACADRHFGGQGARRWILTGGLGGMGGAQPLAATMAGFSMLAVECDETRIDLRLKTHYLDRKAASLDEALALLDAARAEGRTLSVGLVGNAADVFEEIARRGVMPDVVTDQTSAHDPIHGYLPQGWTLQQWRERQRSDPQSILEPAKRSMANQVRAMLALQRAGAAVFDYGNNIRQMARDAGVIDAFAFPGFVPAYIRPLFCRGYGPFRWVALSGDAKDIHRTDAKVKELIPDDRHLHNWLDLARHRITFQGLPARICWLGPKDRYRVGLAFNEMVRHGELHAPIVIGRDHLDTGSVASPNRETEAMRDGSDAVSDWPLLNALLNTASGATWVSFHHGGGVGMGYSQHAGQVIVCDGTDGAARRIARVLFNDPASGVMRHADAGYEEALATAREIGLRLPMHDA, from the coding sequence ATGAACGAAGTCCACAGCACCGATCCCCGCTACGCGCCGGGCCGCGTCGTGCGTTCGCCGCATGGCGCGACGTTGCACTGCCGCAACTGGCTGATCGAGGCCGCGTGGCGGATGATCCAGAACAACCTCGACCCCGAAGTCGCCGAGCACCCCGAACATCTCGTCGTCTATGGCGGCATGGGGCGCGCGGCGCGCGACTGGGCGTGCTTCGACACGATCCTCGCGACGCTGCGCGAACTGGGCGAGGACGAGACGCTGCTGGTGCAGTCCGGCAAGCCGGTCGGCGTGTTCCGCACCCACGTCGATGCGCCGCGCGTGCTGATCGCGAACTCCAACCTCGTGCCGAAGTGGGCAACGTGGGAGCACTTCAACGAGCTTGACCGCAAAGGCCTGATGATGTTCGGCCAGATGACGGCGGGCTCGTGGATCTACATTGGCTCGCAGGGCATCGTGCAGGGCACGTACGAGACTTTCACCGCCTGCGCCGATCGCCATTTCGGCGGGCAGGGCGCGCGGCGCTGGATCCTCACCGGCGGGCTCGGCGGCATGGGCGGCGCGCAGCCGCTCGCGGCGACGATGGCGGGGTTTTCGATGCTCGCAGTCGAGTGCGACGAGACGCGCATCGACCTGCGCCTGAAGACGCACTACCTTGACCGCAAGGCCGCGTCGCTCGACGAGGCGCTCGCCTTGCTCGACGCGGCGCGGGCGGAGGGCCGCACGCTGTCGGTGGGCCTCGTCGGCAACGCCGCCGACGTGTTCGAGGAGATCGCGCGCCGCGGCGTGATGCCCGACGTCGTCACCGACCAGACCAGCGCGCACGATCCGATCCACGGCTACCTGCCGCAAGGCTGGACGCTGCAGCAATGGCGCGAGCGCCAGCGCAGCGATCCGCAGAGCATCCTCGAACCGGCGAAGCGCTCGATGGCGAACCAGGTGCGCGCGATGCTCGCGTTGCAGCGGGCCGGTGCGGCGGTGTTCGACTACGGCAACAACATCCGCCAGATGGCGCGCGACGCCGGCGTCATCGACGCATTCGCCTTTCCCGGCTTCGTTCCGGCGTACATCCGCCCGCTGTTCTGCCGCGGCTACGGCCCGTTCCGCTGGGTCGCGCTGTCGGGTGACGCGAAGGACATCCATCGCACCGACGCGAAAGTGAAGGAGCTTATCCCCGACGACCGGCACCTGCACAACTGGCTCGACCTCGCCCGGCACCGCATCACGTTCCAGGGCCTGCCCGCGCGCATCTGCTGGCTCGGCCCGAAAGACCGTTACCGCGTCGGTCTCGCGTTCAACGAGATGGTCCGCCACGGCGAACTGCATGCGCCGATCGTCATCGGCCGCGACCATCTCGATACCGGTTCGGTCGCGAGCCCGAACCGTGAAACCGAGGCGATGCGCGACGGCTCCGACGCGGTATCCGACTGGCCGCTGCTCAACGCGCTGCTCAACACCGCGAGCGGCGCAACGTGGGTGTCGTTTCATCACGGCGGCGGCGTCGGCATGGGGTATTCGCAGCACGCCGGCCAGGTGATCGTCTGCGACGGCACCGACGGAGCGGCGCGCCGGATCGCACGGGTGCTGTTCAACGACCCGGCGAGCGGCGTGATGCGCCATGCCGACGCGGGGTACGAGGAAGCGCTCGCGACGGCACGGGAAATCGGCCTGCGCCTGCCGATGCACGACGCCTGA
- the hutI gene encoding imidazolonepropionase: MAAWDLLFRRVHLATFAGNEPYGTLRDGALAVRAGRIVWLGAERDLPREARAAQEIDGAGGWLLPGLIDCHTHLVYAGNRAQEFELRMEGASYEEIARAGGGIRATVAATRTASEEALVTASRPRLARLIAEGVTTVEIKSGYGLELSAERRMLRAARMLGEIAPVRVTTTFLGAHALPPDYDGRADDYIAEVCDVMLPALYREGLVDAVDAFCERIAFSPAQTEAVFRAARALGLPVRLHAEQLSDSGGAALAARYGALCADHLEHLSEAGAAALAAAGSVAVLLPGAFYFLRETHLPPVARLRALGVPIAIATDCNPGTSPLSSLLLAVNMACVLFRLPPTAALAGVTRNAARALGRSDDLGTLEAGKLADLGLWHVDTPAELCYHLGYNPLALRVFGGQISGASDAAQR, encoded by the coding sequence ATGGCCGCCTGGGACCTGCTGTTCCGCCGCGTGCATCTGGCGACGTTCGCCGGCAACGAACCGTACGGCACGCTGCGGGATGGTGCGCTCGCGGTGCGAGCCGGGCGCATCGTATGGCTTGGCGCCGAACGCGACCTGCCGCGCGAAGCGCGTGCCGCCCAGGAAATCGACGGCGCCGGCGGCTGGCTGCTGCCGGGACTGATCGACTGCCACACCCATCTCGTTTATGCCGGCAACCGCGCGCAAGAGTTCGAGCTGCGCATGGAGGGCGCGAGCTACGAGGAGATCGCGCGCGCCGGCGGCGGCATCCGTGCGACGGTCGCGGCAACGCGGACCGCCAGCGAGGAAGCGCTGGTCACCGCGAGCCGGCCGCGTCTCGCGCGACTGATCGCCGAAGGAGTCACGACGGTGGAGATCAAATCGGGCTACGGGCTGGAACTGTCCGCCGAGCGACGCATGCTGCGCGCGGCGCGTATGCTGGGAGAAATCGCCCCGGTCCGCGTAACGACGACGTTCCTTGGCGCGCACGCGCTGCCGCCCGACTACGACGGACGCGCCGACGACTACATCGCCGAAGTCTGCGACGTGATGCTGCCGGCACTGTACCGCGAAGGCCTCGTCGATGCCGTCGATGCGTTCTGCGAGCGCATCGCGTTCAGCCCGGCGCAAACCGAAGCGGTGTTCCGCGCAGCCCGTGCGCTCGGGCTGCCCGTCAGGCTGCATGCCGAGCAGCTCTCGGATTCGGGTGGTGCGGCGTTGGCGGCCCGCTACGGCGCGCTGTGCGCCGATCATCTCGAACACCTCTCCGAAGCCGGTGCAGCGGCGCTCGCCGCGGCCGGCAGCGTCGCCGTGCTGCTGCCCGGGGCATTCTATTTCCTGCGCGAGACGCACCTTCCACCGGTCGCGCGGCTGCGCGCGCTCGGCGTGCCGATCGCGATCGCGACGGACTGCAACCCCGGCACTTCGCCGCTCAGTTCGCTGTTGCTCGCGGTCAACATGGCCTGCGTGCTGTTCCGCCTCCCTCCCACCGCGGCGCTCGCCGGCGTCACGCGCAACGCGGCCCGCGCGCTCGGGCGCAGCGACGACCTCGGCACGCTGGAGGCGGGAAAACTCGCGGATCTCGGCCTGTGGCACGTCGATACCCCGGCCGAGCTGTGCTACCACCTCGGCTACAACCCGCTCGCATTGCGCGTGTTCGGCGGACAAATCAGCGGAGCAAGTGATGCCGCACAACGATGA
- the hutG gene encoding formimidoylglutamase, translated as MPHNDEENREPWRGRTDVHEGPRALRWHQCVTMLPPHAPPGIALLGFPCDLGVRRNHGRPGAAEGPGTLRRALANLGWHGARPVYDAGDAGARTPGSGEQTLETMQAGYAERIATLLDAGHVPIGLGGGHEIAWAAWQGLALHAARQPDPPRIGILNVDAHFDLRAAPAGNSGTPFRQIAEDCSARGWKFRYCVLGIAEAANTAALFDRARALGVTFRLDEEMGVRDLDPIADTVRDFLAGIDWLYLTLCLDALPGGCAPGVSAPATLGVEPAVVEAVIGIAASSGKLRVADVAELNPSVDSDARTARLAARLVWRIAREIDRHRS; from the coding sequence ATGCCGCACAACGATGAGGAAAATCGGGAGCCGTGGCGCGGCCGCACCGACGTGCACGAAGGCCCGCGGGCATTGCGCTGGCACCAGTGCGTCACGATGCTGCCGCCGCACGCACCCCCCGGCATCGCGCTGCTCGGTTTCCCGTGCGACCTCGGCGTGCGGCGCAACCACGGCCGCCCCGGAGCCGCCGAAGGCCCTGGGACGCTGCGCCGCGCGCTCGCGAACCTCGGGTGGCACGGGGCACGGCCGGTGTACGACGCCGGCGATGCGGGCGCCCGCACGCCCGGATCCGGCGAGCAGACGCTCGAGACGATGCAGGCCGGCTACGCTGAACGCATCGCGACGCTGCTCGACGCGGGGCATGTGCCGATCGGCCTCGGCGGCGGCCACGAGATCGCGTGGGCAGCCTGGCAGGGGCTTGCCCTGCATGCGGCCCGCCAACCGGATCCTCCGCGCATCGGCATTCTCAACGTCGACGCCCATTTCGACCTGCGCGCGGCGCCCGCGGGCAATTCTGGCACGCCCTTCCGCCAGATCGCCGAAGACTGCTCGGCCCGCGGCTGGAAATTCCGCTACTGCGTGCTGGGAATCGCCGAAGCGGCGAACACTGCCGCGTTGTTCGACCGCGCCCGCGCGCTCGGCGTCACGTTTCGCCTCGACGAGGAAATGGGCGTGCGCGATCTCGATCCGATCGCCGACACGGTGCGCGATTTCCTCGCCGGCATCGACTGGCTCTACCTGACGCTGTGCCTCGACGCGCTGCCGGGGGGGTGCGCGCCCGGTGTCAGCGCTCCGGCGACGCTCGGCGTCGAACCGGCCGTCGTCGAGGCGGTGATCGGCATCGCCGCCTCGAGCGGCAAGCTGCGCGTCGCCGACGTCGCCGAACTGAACCCTTCCGTCGACTCCGACGCCCGGACCGCGCGTCTGGCCGCACGCCTCGTCTGGCGGATCGCGCGCGAGATCGACCGTCACCGGAGCTGA
- a CDS encoding S-(hydroxymethyl)glutathione dehydrogenase/class III alcohol dehydrogenase, which produces MKSRAAVAFGPKQPLQIVEVDVEPPKAGEALVRILATGVCHTDAFTLSGDDPEGIFPAILGHEGGGIVEAVGEGVTSVGVGDHVIPLYTAECRECKFCKSGKTNLCQAVRATQGKGLMPDGTTRFSYNGQPIYHYMGTSTFSEYTVVPEISLAKIPKEAPLDKVCLLGCGVTTGIGAVLNIAKVEPGATVAIFGLGGIGLAAILGAKMAKASRIIGIDLNPAKFDLARQLGATDVVNPNDHAKPIQDVIVEMTDGGVDYSFECVGNVKLMRAALECCHKGWGESTIIGVAGAGQEISTRPFQLVTGRVWRGSAFGGVRGRTELPGYVEKAQRGEIPLDVFITHHLPLEDINRAFELMHAGQSIRSVIHF; this is translated from the coding sequence ATCAAGTCACGCGCCGCCGTCGCCTTCGGGCCGAAGCAACCGCTGCAGATCGTCGAAGTCGACGTCGAGCCGCCGAAGGCAGGCGAAGCGCTCGTGCGCATCCTCGCGACCGGCGTGTGCCACACCGATGCGTTCACGCTGTCGGGCGACGACCCCGAAGGTATCTTCCCGGCGATCCTCGGCCACGAAGGCGGCGGCATCGTCGAGGCGGTCGGCGAAGGCGTCACGTCGGTCGGCGTGGGCGATCACGTGATCCCGCTCTACACGGCCGAGTGCCGCGAGTGCAAGTTCTGCAAGTCGGGCAAGACGAACCTGTGCCAGGCGGTGCGCGCAACGCAGGGCAAGGGCTTGATGCCGGACGGCACGACGCGCTTCTCGTACAACGGCCAGCCGATCTACCACTACATGGGCACCTCGACGTTTTCCGAATACACGGTCGTGCCCGAGATCTCGCTCGCGAAGATCCCGAAGGAGGCGCCGCTCGACAAGGTGTGCCTGCTTGGCTGCGGCGTGACGACCGGCATCGGCGCAGTCCTCAACATCGCGAAGGTCGAGCCCGGCGCGACGGTCGCGATCTTCGGCCTCGGCGGCATCGGGCTCGCGGCGATCCTCGGCGCGAAGATGGCGAAGGCGTCGCGCATCATCGGCATCGACCTCAATCCGGCGAAGTTCGACCTCGCGCGGCAGCTGGGCGCGACCGACGTCGTCAATCCGAACGACCACGCGAAGCCGATCCAGGACGTCATCGTCGAGATGACCGACGGCGGCGTCGACTACTCGTTCGAGTGCGTCGGCAACGTCAAGCTGATGCGCGCCGCGCTCGAGTGCTGCCACAAGGGCTGGGGCGAATCGACGATCATCGGCGTGGCCGGCGCCGGCCAGGAGATCTCGACACGCCCGTTCCAGCTCGTGACCGGGCGCGTGTGGCGCGGCAGCGCGTTCGGTGGCGTCAGGGGCCGCACCGAGCTGCCGGGCTACGTCGAGAAAGCGCAACGCGGCGAGATTCCGCTCGACGTCTTCATCACCCACCACCTGCCGCTCGAAGACATCAACCGCGCGTTCGAACTGATGCACGCAGGCCAGAGCATCCGCAGCGTGATCCATTTCTGA
- a CDS encoding DEAD/DEAH box helicase — protein MTSPIESFAQLDLRAPLLDALSEIGYETPSPIQAVCIPHLLAGHDLLGEAQTGTGKTAAFALPLLDRLDLSVKNPQVLVLAPTRELAIQVAEAFQRYAKNLPGFHVLPVYGGQSMVVQLRQLARGAHVIVGTPGRVMDHIERKSLNLDSLTTLVLDEADEMLRMGFIDDVEWILQHTPAERQTALFSATMPDAIRRVAHRYLRDPREVKIKTSTTTVAAIRQRYCQVSVAHKLDALTRILEVEEDFDAAIIFVRTKTATVELADKLEARGYSAAALNGDMTQQLRERVIEQLKGGQLDIVVATDVAARGLDVSRISHVINYDIPYDTEAYVHRIGRTGRAGRTGSAILFVAPREIRMLKVIERATRQPIEALQLPSREAVADKRVAAFRQQVAEVLESEDLAFFRDVVAGIESTHEAGLDDIAAALAFLAQRERPLQLPESKGPDIARLPEPRREPGAERAPRENREKILERRREFSEGNLQRYRIDVGRNQQATPKDIVGAIANEAGIESRYIGQINLYEDYSTVELPSALPHDVLDILRRVRVRQHQLNIRPLDAEEAKRDAARVRPGPPRPGAAPRHAAPGSKPPRPGSPGPRSFSSDKRAPSPGFKPGKKKPHDR, from the coding sequence ATGACTTCCCCCATCGAAAGCTTCGCCCAACTCGATCTCCGTGCACCGCTGCTCGATGCGCTGTCCGAAATCGGCTATGAAACGCCGTCGCCGATCCAGGCGGTCTGCATTCCGCATCTGCTCGCCGGCCACGACCTGCTCGGCGAAGCGCAGACCGGCACCGGCAAGACCGCCGCGTTCGCGCTGCCGCTGCTCGACCGCCTCGATCTCAGCGTGAAGAATCCGCAGGTGCTCGTGCTCGCGCCGACCCGCGAACTCGCGATCCAGGTCGCCGAAGCTTTCCAGCGTTATGCGAAGAACCTGCCCGGTTTCCACGTGCTGCCGGTGTACGGCGGCCAGAGCATGGTCGTGCAGCTGCGCCAGCTCGCCCGCGGCGCGCATGTCATCGTCGGCACGCCGGGCCGCGTCATGGACCACATCGAGCGCAAGAGCCTCAATCTCGACAGCCTGACGACGCTGGTGCTCGACGAAGCCGACGAGATGCTGCGCATGGGCTTCATCGACGACGTCGAATGGATCCTGCAGCACACGCCGGCCGAGCGGCAGACGGCGCTGTTCTCGGCGACGATGCCCGACGCGATCCGCCGCGTCGCGCACCGCTACCTGCGCGACCCGCGCGAAGTCAAGATCAAGACCAGCACGACCACGGTCGCCGCGATCCGCCAGCGCTACTGCCAGGTCAGCGTCGCGCACAAGCTCGACGCGCTGACGCGCATCCTCGAAGTCGAGGAGGATTTCGACGCCGCGATCATCTTCGTCCGCACCAAGACCGCGACCGTCGAGCTGGCCGACAAGCTCGAAGCGCGCGGCTACTCGGCCGCCGCGCTGAACGGCGACATGACGCAGCAGCTGCGCGAGCGCGTCATCGAACAGCTCAAGGGCGGTCAGCTCGACATCGTCGTCGCGACCGACGTTGCGGCGCGCGGCCTCGACGTGTCGCGCATCAGCCACGTCATCAACTACGACATCCCGTACGACACCGAAGCGTATGTGCATCGCATCGGCCGCACGGGGCGCGCCGGTCGCACCGGCAGCGCGATCCTGTTCGTCGCGCCGCGCGAGATACGCATGCTGAAAGTCATCGAACGCGCGACCCGCCAGCCGATCGAGGCGCTGCAACTGCCGTCGCGCGAAGCGGTCGCGGACAAGCGGGTCGCCGCATTCCGCCAGCAAGTCGCCGAAGTGCTCGAATCCGAAGACCTCGCGTTCTTCCGCGACGTCGTCGCCGGCATCGAATCGACCCACGAAGCCGGACTCGACGACATCGCCGCCGCGCTCGCTTTCCTCGCGCAGCGCGAGCGCCCGCTGCAGCTGCCGGAGTCGAAAGGTCCCGACATCGCGCGCCTCCCCGAACCGCGACGCGAACCGGGCGCCGAGCGCGCGCCGCGCGAAAACCGCGAGAAAATCCTCGAACGCCGACGCGAGTTTTCCGAGGGCAATCTGCAGCGCTACCGCATCGACGTCGGCCGCAACCAGCAGGCGACGCCGAAGGACATCGTCGGCGCGATCGCCAACGAGGCCGGCATCGAAAGCCGCTATATCGGGCAGATCAACCTCTACGAGGACTACAGCACCGTCGAACTGCCGAGCGCCCTGCCGCACGACGTCCTCGACATCCTGCGCCGGGTGCGCGTACGCCAGCACCAGCTGAACATCCGCCCGCTCGACGCCGAGGAAGCAAAGCGCGACGCCGCCCGCGTACGCCCGGGCCCTCCTCGTCCCGGCGCTGCGCCGCGTCACGCGGCCCCCGGAAGCAAGCCGCCTCGTCCCGGCAGCCCCGGCCCGAGATCCTTCAGCAGCGATAAGCGCGCGCCCTCCCCCGGCTTCAAGCCTGGCAAGAAAAAACCGCACGATCGCTGA